One Streptomyces lincolnensis genomic region harbors:
- a CDS encoding acyl-CoA carboxylase subunit beta — translation MSEPEERHETQQSQGIDIHTTAGKLADLQRRIEEATHAGSARAVEKQHAKGKLTARERIELLLDEDSFVELDEFARHRSTNFGLDANRPYGDGVVTGYGTVDGRPVAVFSQDFTVFGGALGEVYGQKIVKVMDFALKTGCPVIGINDSGGARIQEGVASLGAYGEIFRRNTHASGVIPQISLVVGPCAGGAVYSPAITDFTVMVDQTSHMFITGPDVIKTVTGEDVGFEELGGARTHNSASGVAHHMAGDEKDAIEYVKQLLSYLPSNNLSEPPVYAEEADLAVTDEDRELDAIVPDSANQPYDMRSVIEHVLDDAEFFETQPLFAPNILTGFGRVEGRPVGIVANQPMQFAGCLDIRASEKAARFVRTCDAFNVPVITFVDVPGFLPGVDQEHDGIIRRGAKLIYAYAEATVPLITVITRKAFGGAYDVMGSKHLGADINLAWPTAQIAVMGAQGAVNILHRRTLAEAQAGGEDLEAVRARLIQEYEDALLNPYVAAERGYIDSVIMPSDTRRHVVRGLRQLRTKRESLPPKKHGNIPL, via the coding sequence CGGCCCGTGAGCGCATCGAACTCCTTCTGGACGAGGACTCCTTCGTCGAGCTGGACGAGTTCGCCCGCCACCGCTCCACCAACTTCGGCCTGGACGCCAACCGCCCCTACGGCGACGGTGTCGTGACCGGGTACGGAACCGTCGACGGCCGCCCCGTCGCCGTGTTCTCCCAGGACTTCACCGTCTTCGGCGGCGCGCTGGGCGAGGTCTACGGCCAGAAGATCGTCAAGGTGATGGACTTCGCGCTGAAGACCGGCTGCCCGGTCATCGGCATCAACGACTCCGGCGGGGCGCGGATCCAGGAGGGCGTGGCCTCGCTGGGCGCCTATGGCGAGATCTTCCGCCGCAACACCCACGCGAGTGGTGTCATCCCGCAGATCTCGCTGGTCGTCGGCCCGTGCGCGGGCGGTGCCGTGTACTCCCCCGCGATCACCGACTTCACCGTGATGGTCGACCAGACCTCGCACATGTTCATCACCGGCCCGGACGTCATCAAGACGGTCACCGGTGAGGACGTCGGCTTCGAGGAGCTGGGCGGCGCCCGCACCCACAACTCCGCCTCCGGTGTGGCGCACCACATGGCCGGGGACGAGAAGGACGCCATCGAGTACGTCAAGCAGCTGCTGTCGTACCTGCCGTCCAACAACCTCTCCGAGCCCCCGGTCTACGCCGAGGAGGCCGACCTCGCCGTCACCGACGAGGACCGCGAGCTGGACGCGATCGTGCCCGACTCGGCGAACCAGCCGTACGACATGCGCTCGGTGATCGAACACGTCCTGGACGACGCCGAGTTCTTCGAGACGCAGCCCCTGTTCGCGCCGAACATCCTCACCGGCTTCGGGCGGGTCGAGGGCCGTCCGGTCGGCATCGTGGCCAACCAGCCGATGCAGTTCGCGGGCTGCCTCGACATCAGGGCGAGCGAGAAGGCCGCGCGTTTCGTGCGCACCTGCGACGCCTTCAACGTCCCGGTCATCACCTTCGTCGACGTGCCCGGCTTCCTGCCCGGCGTCGACCAGGAGCACGACGGCATCATCCGCCGCGGCGCCAAGCTGATCTACGCCTACGCCGAGGCCACCGTCCCCCTGATCACCGTGATCACCCGCAAGGCCTTCGGCGGCGCCTACGACGTCATGGGCTCCAAGCACCTCGGCGCCGACATCAACCTCGCCTGGCCCACCGCCCAGATCGCCGTCATGGGCGCCCAGGGCGCGGTCAACATCCTGCACCGCCGCACACTCGCGGAGGCCCAGGCGGGCGGCGAGGATCTGGAAGCGGTCCGTGCCCGGCTGATCCAGGAGTACGAGGACGCCCTCCTCAACCCCTACGTCGCCGCCGAACGCGGCTACATCGACTCCGTGATCATGCCGTCCGACACCCGTCGGCACGTCGTGCGCGGCCTGCGTCAGCTCCGCACCAAGCGGGAGTCCCTGCCCCCGAAGAAGCACGGCAACATTCCCCTCTAG
- the mmpB gene encoding morphogenic membrane protein MmpB, which yields MLWSDPENEPPEELRDMQDMLRRLGLFLALAMVLAMIVLGVK from the coding sequence ATGCTGTGGTCCGACCCCGAGAACGAGCCGCCCGAGGAACTGCGCGACATGCAGGACATGCTGCGCAGACTGGGCCTGTTCCTGGCGTTGGCCATGGTGCTCGCGATGATCGTGCTCGGCGTGAAATAA
- a CDS encoding acyl-CoA carboxylase subunit epsilon, with protein sequence MNIKVVRGNPTPEELAAALAVVRARAAAVAEPPGAEPSTKDGWSDPSRIASHRLPQPGPTAWTRTYWPG encoded by the coding sequence ATGAACATCAAGGTCGTACGAGGCAATCCGACCCCCGAGGAGCTGGCCGCCGCCCTGGCGGTGGTCCGCGCCCGCGCCGCGGCGGTGGCAGAACCGCCCGGCGCCGAACCGTCGACGAAGGACGGGTGGTCCGACCCGTCGAGGATCGCGAGCCACCGCCTGCCCCAGCCGGGACCCACAGCATGGACCCGCACATATTGGCCGGGGTAG
- a CDS encoding Maf family protein, giving the protein MTDQPRRRLILASQSPARLNLLRQAGLTPEVIVSGVDEDAVSAPTPAELALALAEAKASVVAALPEATRALVIGCDSVLDLDGQALGKPADAEEATARWKAMRGRAGTLQTGHCVYDTATGRYVSATASTVVHFGEPTDEEVAAYVASGEPLYVAGAFTLDGRSAPFIDGIDGDHGNVIGISLPLVRKLLAELGVGITELWAPAQA; this is encoded by the coding sequence ATGACTGATCAGCCCCGCCGCCGACTCATCCTCGCCTCCCAGTCCCCCGCCCGGCTGAACCTCCTCCGCCAGGCGGGTCTGACCCCCGAGGTCATCGTCAGCGGCGTCGACGAGGACGCCGTCAGCGCCCCCACTCCCGCCGAACTGGCCCTCGCTCTCGCGGAAGCCAAGGCATCAGTCGTCGCCGCACTGCCAGAGGCAACCCGCGCGCTGGTGATCGGCTGCGACTCGGTGCTCGACCTGGACGGCCAGGCCCTGGGCAAGCCGGCGGACGCCGAGGAGGCCACCGCCCGCTGGAAGGCGATGCGCGGCCGGGCGGGCACGCTCCAGACCGGCCACTGCGTCTACGACACGGCCACCGGCCGGTACGTCTCGGCCACCGCCTCCACCGTCGTCCACTTCGGGGAACCGACCGACGAGGAGGTCGCCGCGTACGTCGCCTCGGGCGAACCCCTCTACGTGGCCGGGGCGTTCACGCTGGACGGCCGTTCGGCCCCGTTCATCGACGGCATCGACGGGGACCACGGCAATGTGATCGGCATCAGCCTGCCCCTCGTCCGGAAACTGCTGGCCGAACTGGGCGTCGGCATCACGGAGCTGTGGGCGCCGGCGCAGGCGTGA
- a CDS encoding acetyl/propionyl/methylcrotonyl-CoA carboxylase subunit alpha: MRKVLIANRGEIAVRVARACRDAGIASVAVYADPDRDALHVRAADEAFALGGDTPATSYLDIQKVLNAARESGADAIHPGYGFLSENAEFAQAVLDAGLIWIGPPPQAIRDLGDKVAARHIAQRAGAPLVAGTPDPVSGAEEVVAFAREHGLPIAIKAAFGGGGRGLKVARTLEEVPELYDSAVREAVAAFGRGECFVERYLDKPRHVETQCLADSHGNVVVVSTRDCSLQRRHQKLVEEAPAPFLSEAQVAELYASSKAILKEAGYVGAGTVEFLVGADGTISFLEVNTRLQVEHPVTEEVAGIDLVREMFRIADGEELGYGDPELRGHSFEFRINGEDPGRGFLPAPGTVTTFAPPSGPGVRLDAGVESGSVIGPAWDSLLAKLIVTGATREQALQRAARALEEFQVEGMATAIPFHRAVVRDPAFAPELTGGEDPFTVHTRWIETEFVNEIKPFAAPADVDAEDEPGRETVVVEVGGKRLEVSLPVSLGMSLARTGLAAGAKPKRRAAKKSGPVASGDTLASPMQGTIVKVAVEEGQEVKEGDLIVVLEAMKMEQPLNAHKSGTIKGLTADVGASLTSGAPICEIKD; the protein is encoded by the coding sequence GTGCGCAAGGTGCTCATCGCCAACCGTGGCGAAATCGCTGTCCGCGTGGCCCGGGCCTGCCGGGATGCCGGCATCGCGAGCGTGGCCGTCTACGCCGACCCGGACCGGGACGCTCTGCATGTCCGCGCCGCGGATGAGGCGTTCGCCCTGGGCGGTGACACTCCGGCGACCAGCTATCTGGACATCCAGAAGGTGCTGAACGCGGCGCGCGAGTCCGGCGCCGACGCCATCCACCCGGGCTACGGCTTCCTCTCGGAGAACGCCGAGTTCGCCCAGGCGGTCCTGGACGCGGGCCTGATCTGGATCGGCCCGCCCCCGCAGGCCATCCGGGACCTCGGTGACAAGGTCGCCGCCCGGCACATCGCCCAGCGCGCCGGTGCCCCGCTGGTCGCCGGTACTCCGGACCCGGTCTCCGGTGCCGAGGAGGTCGTCGCCTTCGCCCGGGAGCACGGCCTGCCGATCGCCATCAAGGCCGCCTTCGGCGGTGGCGGCCGCGGTCTGAAGGTCGCCCGCACCCTCGAAGAGGTTCCGGAGCTGTACGACTCGGCGGTCCGTGAGGCGGTCGCCGCCTTCGGCCGCGGCGAGTGCTTCGTCGAGCGCTACCTCGACAAGCCCCGCCACGTGGAGACGCAGTGCCTGGCCGACAGCCACGGCAACGTGGTCGTGGTCTCCACCCGTGACTGCTCCCTCCAGCGCCGCCACCAGAAGCTGGTCGAGGAGGCCCCGGCGCCGTTCCTGTCCGAGGCGCAGGTCGCCGAGCTGTACGCCTCCTCGAAGGCCATCCTCAAGGAGGCCGGCTACGTCGGCGCCGGCACGGTCGAGTTCCTCGTCGGGGCCGACGGCACGATCTCCTTCCTGGAGGTCAACACCCGGCTCCAGGTCGAGCACCCGGTCACCGAGGAGGTCGCCGGCATCGACCTGGTGCGTGAGATGTTCCGCATCGCCGACGGCGAGGAGCTCGGCTACGGCGACCCGGAGCTGCGCGGCCACTCCTTCGAGTTCCGCATCAACGGCGAGGACCCGGGCCGCGGCTTCCTCCCGGCCCCCGGAACCGTCACCACCTTCGCCCCGCCGTCCGGCCCGGGCGTCCGCCTGGACGCGGGCGTGGAGTCCGGCAGCGTCATCGGCCCGGCCTGGGACTCCCTGCTGGCCAAGCTGATCGTCACCGGCGCCACCCGCGAGCAGGCCCTTCAGCGGGCCGCCCGCGCCCTGGAGGAGTTCCAGGTCGAGGGCATGGCCACCGCCATCCCCTTCCACCGCGCGGTGGTCAGGGACCCGGCGTTCGCACCCGAGCTCACCGGTGGCGAGGACCCCTTCACGGTCCACACCCGTTGGATCGAGACGGAGTTCGTCAACGAGATCAAGCCCTTCGCGGCCCCCGCCGACGTGGACGCGGAGGACGAGCCGGGCCGTGAGACGGTCGTCGTCGAGGTCGGCGGCAAGCGCCTGGAGGTCTCCCTCCCGGTCTCCCTCGGCATGTCCCTGGCCCGCACCGGCCTCGCCGCCGGTGCCAAGCCCAAGCGCCGCGCGGCCAAGAAGTCCGGCCCCGTCGCCTCCGGCGACACCCTCGCCTCACCCATGCAGGGCACGATCGTCAAGGTCGCGGTCGAGGAGGGCCAGGAGGTCAAGGAGGGCGACCTGATCGTCGTCCTGGAGGCCATGAAGATGGAACAGCCGCTGAATGCCCACAAGTCCGGCACCATCAAGGGCCTGACCGCGGACGTCGGCGCGTCCCTCACCTCCGGCGCCCCGATCTGCGAGATCAAGGACTGA